The Natronosporangium hydrolyticum nucleotide sequence TGTTGCCGGATCTGCTGCACCTGCACCACACCCGAATGGCAGGCCCCGACCTGGAAGCCGAACGCCGCTGCCTGCACCTGGTACGCGCCGCCGCGCTGAGCTGGACCATCCGAAGCAGCAACGGCCATGACCCCACCTAACCCGGCCGCGCTAGCCGCAGCCGAACAAGTCGCCGACGCCTTCGCCCAACCCCGCCACGTCCGCTACCTCACCACCAGCGGCCGGGCACGGCCGCAGTCGCTTGCCGGCGGCGCGGTCGGCATCGCCCTGCTACACCTCGAACGCCTATGCTCCGGCCACGGCGACGAGACCACCGCACACACTTGGTTGTCCCACGCCGCCGCCGAACCCGTGAGCGCGGGCGACAACGCGAACCTGTTCCACGGCGCCCCGGCCCTCGCGTTCGCCCTCCACGTCGCCGCGGCCCTCAGCGGCCGGTACCACCGCACCCTCGCAGCACTCGACGACAAGACCATTGCCATCACCCGAGGCCGCCTGGCCGCCGCCCGCTCCCGCATCAACCGCGGCGACCGGCTCCCGATGCGTGAGTTCGACCTTGTCCACGGTCTCACCGGACTCGGCGCCTACCACCTGGCCCAACACCCCGACCACCCCGTCACCCGCGAAGTGCTCACATACCTCGTCCGGATCACCCAGCCCTCGGCAACGGCACGCAAACCCGGCGGCGACGATCTCCCTGCGTGGTGGCTGGCCAGCGGCCTCAACGGCAACCCGGATCCGCAGGCGTATCCGCAGGGGCACGGCAACCTCGGCGTCGCGCACGGCATCAGCGCGGTCGTCGCCCTGCTCTCCCTGGCAATCCTGCGTGGGCTGCCGGTACCCGGCGCTCGGCAGGCGCTCGCCGACCTGTGCGGTTGGATCGACCGGTGGTGCCAGGACAGTGAAACCGCCCCCTGGTGGCCCGGCTTTGTGACGACCAGCCAGGTCCACGGCTCCCAGCCGCCGGCCCGGCCCCGGCCGTCGTGGTGCTACGGCATCGCCGGCACCGCCCGCGCGCAGCAACTGGCCGGCATGGCTATGGCCGACACCACACGCCAGCACCTGGCCGAGGCGGCGATGCTGGCCACGCTGCGTGACCCGCATCAGCTGGCCCAGCTTCCCGAAATCGGGCTGTGCCACGGAAAAGCTGGCCTCCTCCAGGCCGGATGGCGTATGGCCGCCGACGCCGAAGACCCTCACCTCGCCACCACACTCGGCAGTCTCACCGACGAACTCATCACCCAACTGTCGGGCCAGGTCGACGACCCCGACCTCATGGACGGCACCACCGGCGCCGCCTTAGCCCTGCACACCATCGGCACCGGAACCGGCCCATCCTCCGGCTGGGACACATTCCTCCTGCTGACCTAACACCCCTTCGGAGCGACCGTGACCCCACCCCTGTGGCGCCAGTTCGACATCGAATTCCCCGACTACAGCCGCGCCGAACCCGCCGCCGTCACCCACCTGGCCCCGCTTCTCACCACCACCGAAGCAGACGGGCTGATCGACGGATGGTGGTTCATCCGCAAACGACCGTGCTGGCGGATGCGCTACCTGCCCACCGACAACCCCCCAACCATTCAGGAACACCTTCGCGCCGCTCTCGGCCGCCTCCAGCAGGCACAACACATCACCCGGGCAACCGAGGTCATCTACGAACCCGAAACCCGCGCATTCGGCGGCCCTGAAGCGATGGCCGTCGCCCACCAGCTGTGGCACCGCGACAGCCGAAACCTACTGGCCCACCTCGCCGCAACCACCGACGAACCCGCACGCCACCGCCGGGAACTGCCGCTGCTGCTGTACAGCACGATGCTGCGCGCCGCCGGCCTCGACTGGTACGAGCAGGGCGACGTCTGGGCGAGAGTCGCCCGCAGCCGCCCACCGGCCGCTGTCGGCGACCGTCCCAACCTCACAGCGACGATGCGACGCCTCTTGACCGTCGACACAGACGATCTCACCCGATCCAGCAGGGCCACCGCAGGGCTTGCTGACTGGACGGCCGCCTACGCCGACGCCGGCCGCAACCTCGCCCGGCTCAACGCCGGAGGGTTCCTTGAACGCGGCCTACGCCACGTTCTCGCCCACCACATCGTGTTCGCATTCAACCGGATCGGCCTGCCCGCCGCCACACAAGCCGTCCTCGCCGCAACCGCCTCCGAAGTGTTCTTCGACGACCCGCCGCAGCCACAGCATCCCCGGTCGGCTTCGGCAGGGTTGTCGTGATCGACCCAACCGGGCCGACCGCCCGCAGGTTCCCGATCGTCGCCCGGCCCCGGCCGGCGTGCCAACCCCTAATTCGAAGGGTCCGCGACCTGCGCCACCGAGCCGCCGCCGCGGTTGACCAGCAGGACCGCACCGCGGCGACCGTGGTGTTCAACCTCTCCGCGCTTCTAGCCTCAGACTGCGGGCAACCAGCCCTGGCGTACCGGTGGTGCCAACACCTTGCCCACATGCTGCTTCGCCGACCGCCGCAGAATCCCAAGCAAGCCATCGCTAGCCTCGAACCCATCGTGAACCTCGCCAGGTTACGCACCCGCGCCGGCGACGGGCCCGGCGCATGGTCGCTGCTGGAAACCCTGCACCAAGCCATCACCACCCGCACCGACATCAACATCGACGGCATCCACATTCCCGCAGCCTGCCTCACCCGGACCCCCGACTTGCACCGGGAACTGTCCACCTGGCTTTGGACGGTGCTGCTCGCAGACGGCGGCCGTGCCCTCACCCTGGCCGGCCGATGGGCTGAGGCCCACCGGCGGCTCGAACAACACCGAGGCGTCGGAAGGCGCATGCTCGACGGCCGCCAAATCGCTGTCCTCGCTCACGCGGTCGCAGGCGACCACGACACCGCGCTCACACTTCTGGAAGACACTGAGCGCGGGGAAGCCTGGGAGGCCGCGGTCACCACTTGCCTAACCATGCTGTGCCGACCCAGCAGCGCCGGCCCCGCCGATCTACGCACTGTCAGGCAGCAGCTCGAACCGCCACCGGCGGAACTGGTGGTCTTCCACACCCGCCTGGGCCTGTGCCTACTCGATGCACTGCCGTCCAACGCACTCTCGGCCGTCCCCTACATCGCCGCCGGCCTGCTCCGCCATGCCGTCACCGACGGATATGCCGCACGCGACCTGCTGAACCATCCTCTATGCCGCAGCATCGCCACCGGCCAGCAACTTCAAGCTCTCACCGACGTGGTGGGTGCATGCGGGCTCGACGCCGGCGCGATCCCCGCCGATTCACTCGGCGACATCACCGCCGCCCTCGACCAAGCAGGAACGCTGCTGGCCGGCCCGGGTCACGGAAACCAGATAGCAGCGACGCTGCCAGCGCGCAGCGCCCTTACAAACCGAGCCACTTCGTGACGACTGCCCTGGTTCCAGCCGGTGTATCCACCAGCCAATGTCTGCTCCGCCGACAGCCATCATCCAGCCGACCACGGACGGCGTTCCACATCGCCTGTACCGACTCCAGAGAGGCCAACCTTGGACGACATCAACTGGCAGCCGCACGCGGCGAACCTCGCCAAGGACCTCACCGACATAGGCGCGATCCGCGACCCGGACTGGGCGGTGACGTTCGCCGCCACCCCCCGACATGTGTTCGTACCACGCTTCTACCAGATGGACGAGTTCAACCAGCCCCGGACGCTCGTCGACAGCGCAGACTCCGTTGAGCAGGATCGCCCGCTGGAGACGATCTACAGCGATCAGGTCCTCGTCACCCACTATCAAGTGCTTGACGGGAAGATGCCCGACGGGCAGGAAATCCGTACCGCGACCAGCTCCGCCTCCATGCCGAGCATCGTCGCCACGATGCTCGACCGCCTCACAGTCCAGGTTGGGCAGCGGGTGCTGGAGATCGGCACCGGCACCGGCTACAACGCCGCGCTGCTCGCGAACCGACTCGGTGATGAACATGTCACGAGCATCGAGGTTGAACCAGAGACCGCCGCCGAGGCCGCCGAACACCTCCACACCGCCGGGCTCCGGCCGGCGCTTGTCGTCGGCGACGGCGCGGCCGGTCACCCAGCACGGGCCCCGTATGACCGGATCATTGCCACCTGCGCTGCCGACCGCATCCCGTCGGCGTGGATCGACCAGCTCGCCGATGGCGGGATCATCGTCGCTCCACTCGCCGTCGGCGGGATGCTGGTGGTGCTGCATAAGACCAGCCTGGGGACGGTGTCTGGCCGGGTAGATGCGCAGCCCGTAGGTTTCATGCCGCTGCGGCCAGCCGGGCAACACATGCCCGACGGCTGGGTCGCCGACATCCCCAACACGCGGCTCGAGCACCACACAACGACGTGCGTTGAGCCCCAAGCCTGGGCCGACCCCAACTTTCAGCTGTGGCTGGGTTTACACCGGCCCGGGATGCAGACCTCGCTCTGGCTGGATGATGCCGGCGGCTACTACGCCAGCGGCGTGTACACCGCAACCGGCCGGGCAACAGTCGACTACACCGCAGGAGCCAGCGGAGACTGGCCGGTTACGCAGGACAGCGAGCGGGTGTGGGACACGGTCGAGGCAGCATGGGTCACCTGGCAGCAGCACGGCCGACCGGACCGCACCCGGATCGGGATCACCGCACAGGTCGACGGCGACCAGTACGCGTGGATCGACGACCAGGACGGTCCGATGCGTTGGCCACTGCCCACACCCAAACCCTGCTACGGCACGTAATCTCGCTAGCCGAGCCGCCTACCCGGGGCGAGGTGATCCCGCTGGACGAGACCAGTGAGCCGTGAGGAGGATTGCCCGCCCATGCGAACACCACTTGTCCGGCCACCGGCGCTCCGGCCCTGCGAAACCGTGGCGATCGTATCGACCTCGTCGCCGGTCCCGGCCGACGAGCTTGCCCGGCTACGCCGCCCGGTACTCCTGGGTGCGGCCACCGTGATGGATCGGATCTTTGCCGAGCTACCGGCCGGGAAGGCGTAGTCACTCAGTTGGACACGCAGGGATGCAAGGAGGCCATATCCACCGATGGGATATGGCCTCTGACCGAAAACTATGGTGGGCGATACTGGGATCGAACCAGTGACCTCTTCCGTGTCAAGGAAGCGCGCTCCCGCTGCGCCAATCGCCCAAGGGATGAACCCTGTTACCGAGGTGGGGACGGGATTTGAACCCGCGTACACGGCTTTGCAGGCCGTTGCCTCGCCTCTCGGCCACCCCACCGAGGTGAGGCCTCGGTAGCCTCGGCAGACTCTCCGAGCGGGCGACGGGGCTCGAACCCGCGACCTTCACCTTGGCAAGGTGACGCGCTACCAACTGCGCTACGCCCGCATGACTCCGGCTGTTCCCCGGTGCCGAGAGAGAACTCTAGCCCAGTTCCATCCGAGACGCCAACCCGGGGTCGCTTTCCCGGCGTTTCCTCGCGACTCCGACGCCCGCCCCATTCGTCACCTCCGTGACCTGCCGTTGCCGGACCGAGGTATCCCCCTGGGCGCCGCCGTTGCGTAGGGCCGCCAGCCTGGTCGGCTGGCGGCCCTACCGTTGGCGTGGAGCGTCAGGTCAGGCGGTGAAGCTCACCCGCCGGCGCCGCGCCACCAGGAAGAGACCGCCGCCGAGCGCCAGCAGCGCCAACGCGCCGCAACCGCTGCGGGAGCGGCGGCCGATAGGGTGGCGGGATGAACCTGGCGGAGCCGACGCCTGACCCCGGGCTGATCGGGGTGACCGGCGCCACCGGTGGGGTCGGGGGCCGGGTGGCCCGCCGGTTGGCCGCCGCCGGGGCCCGGCAGCGGCTGGTGGTCCGGGACCTGACCCGCGCCCCCGACCTGCCGGGGGCCGAGGCGGTGCAGGCCAGCTACGAAGATCTGCCGGGGATGCGGCAGGCGTTGGCCGAGGTCGACACCCTGCTGCTGGTCAGCGCGAGCGAGCACCCGGACCGGGTGGCGCTGCACCGCACCGCGGTCGACGCCGCGGTCGTCACCGGGGTGACCCGGGTGGTCTACCTTTCCTTCCTCGCCGCCGCCGCGGACGCGACCTTCACCTTCGCCCGCGACCACTGGCATACCGAGCAGTATCTGCGCGGCACCGGCCTGCCCTGCACCTTTCTGCGCGACAGTCTTTACCAGGATGTCCTGCCGTACTTCCCGGACCGGGCCGGGGTGATCCGGGGCCCGGCCGGGGATGGCCGGTTCGCGCCGGTGGCGCGCGACGATGTCGCCGCGGTCGCGGCGACGGTGCTACTCGCCGGCGACGGCCGGCACGACGGCCAGAGCTATGACCTGACCGGGCCGGAGCTGCTGACCATGGCTGCGGTCGCCGCGGAGCTGTCCCGGGCGACCGGCCGGGACATCAGCTACCACCCGGAGACCCTGCCGGAGGCGTACGAGTCACGGGCCCGCTTCGGGGCACCGGAGTGGGAGGTGACCGGTTGGGTCACCTCGTACGCCGCGATCGCCGCTGGTGAGCTGGATCTGCTCGCCGACGATGTCGCCCGGGTCACCGGGCGGCCGCCGACCCGCTTCGCCGACTACCTCGCCGCGGGCGCCTGATCGGCCGGTGGCGGCGTGGCCGGGCCACCGATCCGGTAGCGGCGCCCCGCCTCGACCGTGCCCCGCCAGCCACCCAGCTCGCCCGGCCGAAGGGGCACCTGCTCACCGGTGTCGAGCCGCCGCAGCGGCTGCTCCGGCAGGAGCGGGCAGCGGATGGTCAGCGCCCCGGTCCGGTCGGGCAGCAACGTCACCTCGGTCGGCGCGCCGTCGCGCCAGGCGATGTCTACAGTTACCCCACCCCGGGCGCGGAGCCCGGTGACCCGACCGGCCGGCCACGCCGTCGGCAGCGCCGGCAGGATGTCCAGCACTCCCCGGTGGCTCTGTAGCAGCTGTTCGGCGACGCCCGCCACCGCGCCGAGGTTGCCGTCGAGCTGGTAGGGCGGGTGGATGTCGAACAGGTTGGGCAGGGTGCACTCGCGGAGCAGCGCGGTGAGCATCCGGTGCGCCCGGTCGCCGTCGCGCAACCGGGCCCAGAAGCTGATCTTCCAGGCCTTGCTCCAGCCGGTCCCGCCGTCCCCGCGGGCGTCGAGCGACACCTCCGCCGCCCGCGCCAGCTCCGGCTCGGCCAGCGGGGAGATCTGGTCGGCCGGGTGGAGCGCGTAAAGGTGGGAGACGTGCCGATGCTCGTCGGCCGGGTCGTCCCGGTCGGCCCGCCACTCTTGCAGCTGACCCCAGGCGCCGATCCGCAGACCCGGCGCCAGCCGGCCGGCAGCGTCCGCGAGGCCGGCCGGCGGGTCGATCGCCAACTCGGCGGCGGCCGCCAGCGTGGCCCGGAACAGATCGGCCACCAGCTGCTGCGACATCGCCGCCCCGGCGGTGTACGGGCCGTGTTCGGGAGAGTAGCTGGGCGAGACGAGCAGGGTGTCGGTGGTGGCGTCGATGTGGAGGTTGGCGAGCCAGAACTCCACTGTCTCAGCCAGCACCGGCCAGGCCCGGTGCCGGAGGAACTCACTGTCGTGAGTAAACAGATAGTGCTCCCACAGGTGCCGGCACAGCCACGCCCCCGCCTCCGGGAACCAGAACGCGGTGGGCCAGTCGTGGACTCCGGTGAAGCCCCACGGGGTGGTCTCGTCGTGCACCACCCAGCCGTCGCTGTCGAACATCTCCCGGGCGGTGACCCGGCCCGGCGCCCGCAGCGCGTCGATGAACTCGTGCAGCGGCGGCGCGGTCTCCGCGAGGTTCGTGACCTCGGCCGGCCAGTAACACATCTGCAGGTTGATGTTGAGGTGGTAGTCGGCGCTCCAGGCGGGGGTGGCGGAGTCGTTCCACACCCCCTGCAGGTTCGCCGGCAGCGAGCCGACACGCGACGACGAGATCAACAGGTAGCGGCCGTACGCGAAGTGGAGAGCGGCGAGCGCCCGCTCGGCCGCCGGGTCGGCGGTGTGGTCGCCGTGCCGCCGCACCAGCTCGTCGGTGGGCAGGTTGGGCGGCGGCGCGTCGAGGTCGAGGCTGACCCGGCCGGCGAGCTGCTGGTAGTCGGCGAGATGGGCGCCGCGCAGCGTCGGGTACGGCTGCCCGGCGGCGGCCTCGATCGTCCGGCCGACCCGGGGGGCCGGATCCTCGCCCCGATAGTCGGGGTAGGTGGCCGCGTAGTCGGTGCCGGCGGCCAACCACAGGATCACCTCGTCGGCTCCGCTGACCCGGATCTCGCCCGCCGCCTCGGTGACCGCGCCGCCGACCACGTGCAGGCGCAGCTGTGCTTCGTACCGGAGCCGGTTGTCGGGGAGTTCCCCCCGCAGCCGGATGCCCCGTTGGCCGACGGTGGTGGCGGCGCCGAGCGGCCCCGCGGCGAGCCGCACGGTCAGGGTCACCGACCCTGGCTGGTCGGCCCAGACCCGGCCGGCGATCACCCCGGCGGGGTGGCTGGCGAGATACTCCCGATGGTGGGTGACCCCATCGGCGGTATACCGGACCCGGGCCACCGCGTCGGTGAGGTCCAGCTCGCGCCGGTAGCCGGTGACCTGCCCGGCCGGCTCGGGGAAGTGGAGCCACAGGTCGGCGAGGGGCTGGTAGGCGCCGTAGCCGAGGCGGGGCTGGCCGAGCAGTTCGGCGACCTCGTCCGGCGGGAGCTCACCCACCTCGTCGAGGCGGCGGCGGAGCTCGGGGAGCACCCCTGGCCGCCCGGGCGGCGGCCAGTCGCCGTGCTGATAACCCTCGGCCGAACCGGGGCCGCCGGTCCACAGTGTCTTCTCGTTGAGCTGCAGCCGTTCGGCAGCTACGCCACCGAAGACCATCGCGCCGAGCGCGCCGTTGCCGATCGGCAGCGCCTCCCGCTCCCAGTCGGTGGCCGGCTGCTCATACCAGAGGCGCACAGTCGCCGACCTTATCAGTCCGGCGCCGCGAGCTGCTGCTCCTGCGCACCGCCGGGAGCGGTGGCGTCGACGAGGCCGAGCTCCGCCACCGCGGCCAGCCCAGCCTGGTCACTGTGGTCGGCGAAGATCTGCCGGGCGTGACCGGCCGCGACCCGGGCGGCCTCGGCGTCGCTCTCGGCGAGGCAGAGCCGGGCGCGGGTCACCGCCACGCGGGCCTCGGCGAGCGGGTCGCCGAGCCGGCGCAACGTGGCCGCCGCGCGCTCCACACTGACCCGCGCCTGCCCCGGCGACCCCTGCTCGAGCTGCACATCGGCGAGTTCCCGCAGCGTCTCGGCCTCCCCCCGGGGATCCCCCAGCTGCCGGTAGCCGTCGACACTGCGCTGCAGGAAGTCGGCCGCTTCCCACAGTTGCCGCCGGCGCCGCTGCACCTCCGCCAGGCCTCGCCAGGCATCGGCGCAGCCGCGGAGGTCGTTGTGGCGGACGAAGGTCTCCACCGCGCCCTCGAAGCACACCTCAGCGCCGACCAGCTCGGCGGCGGCCAGCTCGGCCCACCCCAGCCGGCACCGGGTGCGCGCCTCCTCTGCCCGGTCGCCGAGCTCAGTCAACCGGTGCAGGCTCTCCCGCAGCGCGTCGGCCGCCTCCGGCAGCCGCCGCTCGACCCGGTGCAGGTCGCCGATGCCGCGCAGCATCAGCGCCATCCCCCGGCGGTGCTCCGCCGCCCGGGCAGCCGCCAACCCCAGCTCATGGGTGCGCCGCCACTCCTCCAGCTGCGACCGGGAGGCGAGGTACGGCGCCAGGTAGAACGCCAGCCGCCAGGCCGCCTCGTGCCACCCCGCCTGATGCAGGTCGGCCACGGTGGCCACCAGCAGCCCCCGCTCTGCGGTCAGCCAGTCCGCGGCCTCCCGGATCTGCCGGCTGCCGACCTGCAGCGCCGGTTCGGCGAGCCGGGTGGTCTCGCCGCTGCCGGGTTCGGCGGGCAGCAGCTGGGCCCGGGCCCGGCGACTAAGCCGCAACACCCGCCGGGACAACGCCCGCCACAACGGGTCCGCCGGCTCGTCGGTGGACTGTTCCCGGGCGAACAAGCGGGTCAGGTCGTGACAGCGGTACCGGGGCTGCCCGGCCACGTCGACCCCGAGCGGCTGCAGCAGCCCGGAGTCGACCAGCGTCTCCAGGATCTGTTCGGCGCGCGTCTCGACGGCTGGCGTGGGCTCGGCACCGGCGAGCAGGACCGCGGCGGTCCAGGGGGCGAGATCGGGCGCGCTGAGCAGCCCCAGCCGGCGGAACAGCTGCTGCTCCGGCTCGGCGAGACCGTGATAGCCGAGCGCGATGCTGCCGCGGACCGCGAGGTCGCCGGCTGCCAGCTCGTCGAGCCGGCGATGCTCATCGGCTAGCCGGCCGGCCAGGTAACCCAGGCTCCAGCCCGCCCGGCGGGCCAGCCGGGCACCGGCTATCCGCACCGCGAGCGGCAGGCCGCCGCAGAGTTCGACGATCTGCTCGGCCGCCGCCGGCTCCGCCGCCACCCGCTGCGCCCCGGCTACCTGCGCCAGCAGGGTCATCGACTCCTTGGTGGGCAGGGTGTCCAGCTGGTAGGCGGCTGCGGCGGCGAGCCCGGCCAGGCCGGACCGGCTGGTGATCAGCGTGGCGCAGCCAGGAGCTGCGGCCAGCAGCGGCCGGACCTGGGTCTCGTCGTGAGCCTGGTCCAGCAGCACCAGGGCCCGACGGCCATCCAGCAGGGTCCGGAACAGCTGGGCCCGGTCGGCCAATTCGTCCGGCAGGGTGGCGTGCGGGCCGAGCAGCGATCGCAGCAGGCTCGCCAGCGCGCTCGCCGGCGGCAGCGGACCGTCCCCGCCCCCGAGCAGGTCGACGTAGAGCGCCCCGCCCGGGAACCGGTCGGCGAGCGACCGGGCCGCCCGGATCGCCACGGTGGACTTGCCGACACCGCCGGGACCGTGCAACACCAGATGCACCGGCGCCGTTTCGGCCGTGGCGAGGGCCCCGGCCACCCAGGCCAGCGCCTGGCCCCGACCCGTGAAGTCGTTGATGTCGGGCGGAAGCTCCCGCGGCACCCGGAGCTCAGGTTGCTCCGGGGCCGCCGGCGCCGCCTGCTCGCCGGTGTCGGCGAGCACCTGGTCGTGCGCCTGCCGCAGCTCCACGCCCGGCTCCAACCCCAGCTCGGTGACGAGGGTCTGCCGGGCCTGCTGGTAAGTGGCCAACGCCTCGGAACGCCGACCCGACCGGTGCAGGGCGATCACCAACTGCGCCCACGCCCGCTCCCGCAGCGGCTGCTCGGCGACCAGCCGGCGCAGCTCACCGGTGAGCTCCTGGTGGCGCCCGATCCGCAGGTCGAGGTCGATCCGCTCGGCGATGGCCGCGAGCCGCAGCTCGGTCAGGCGCGCCGCATCGCCGCGGCGCAGCTCGTCGGAGTCGAGATCGGCCACCGGCTCGCCGCGCCACAGCGCCAGCGCGTCGGCCAGCAGCGCACTCGCCGCCGCCGGCTGGTCGGGGGCGCACTGGCGCGCCTGGCCTAGCAGCTGTTCGAACCGCCACACGTCGACCTGCTCCGGGTCGGCCAGTAGCTGATAGCCGCCGGGCACCGTCTTGATCAGATCCGCGCCGAGCAGCCGGCGCAGCGCGCTGACATACACCCGGAGCACCGACTCGGCCGAGCGCGGCGGAGCGTCGCCCCAGATCACTGCCACCAGACGCTCCACAGTCGTCAGTGACCCGACGTTGAGCGCCAGCCCGGCCAACAACGCTCGGTGCTTCGCGGGGCCAGGGGTGAGGTCACGCTCGCCGTCGTGCACCGCCACCGGCCCCAACAGGGCGATCGAGATCACGCCCGGGCCGTTTCACCGTGTGTAGACACCACCGCCGAACGATAGAACACAATATCTACTCGCAGCCACCACCCCAGCCTGGCGGGTCAGCTACCCGACACTGGTGCGCTCACCGTCGACGTCAGCGGGGTGTCCCCTACGTTGCGGCCGACCGACAATGTGAACTCACCCGGCTCGGTCACCCACCGATGCTGCGCCACTGACCAGTAGCCGAAGCCGTACGGGTCCAGCGGCACCTCCACCGAGACCTGCTGACCCGGCTCGGCGTTCGCCACCGCGAACCCGGCGAGCCAGCGGACCGGCCGCTCCACCGAACTATCTGGACGGGACAGATACGCCTGGACGACTTCCTTGCCGGCGCGCCGGCCGGTGTTGCGCAGCGTCACCACCGCCGTCGTGCCCACCACCCGCAACGACTCATACTCCCAACTGGTGTAGCCCAGGCCGTACCCGAACGGGAAGGCCGGCTCGCGGCCGGACCGCAGCCACGCCCGATATCCGATGTGGATGCCCTCGGGGTAGGGCAGCTGACCCTGCTCCGGGGTGGTGGTCAGCACCGGCACATCCGCCTCGGTCGCCGGCCAGCTGGTCGGCAACCGGCCACCTGGCTCGGCCACCCCCAGCAGCAGATCCGCCACCGCGTCGCCCAACTCCTGACCACCGAACCAGGTCAGCAGCACCGCCCCGACCTGGTCGCGCCACGGCAGCTCCACTGGGCTGCCGGCGCAGACCACCACCACGGTACGAGGGTTCGCCTCCGCCACCGCCCGGACCAGTGCGTCCTGGTCGCCCGGCAGCCGCAGCGAACGGCGATCAGCGCCCTCGCTCTCGACCTGTTCGGTGGTGCCCACCACGACCACCGCCACGTCGGACTGCGCCGCCGCCGCGACCGCCCGGGCCTGCTCGGCGGCCGGGTCGTACGGCGGCCGTTCGAAGCCGAGCATGCACAGGGTGGCGGGGGCGCCGACCGGGATCTCGTAGGTGAGCGTCAGCTCGACCGTCTCACCGTCGTCGAGGGTCCTGCTGACCGCCCGCTCCGGCGGCTCGTGGAAGGCGTCCACCAGGTTCAGATCCGCTGGATAGGCGCCCTCGTCGAAGACGGTCTCGCCGGCCACCGCCAGCGTAAACTCGCCGACCCCCCGGAAGCCGAACCGCCACTGCCCCGG carries:
- a CDS encoding AfsR/SARP family transcriptional regulator, whose product is MISIALLGPVAVHDGERDLTPGPAKHRALLAGLALNVGSLTTVERLVAVIWGDAPPRSAESVLRVYVSALRRLLGADLIKTVPGGYQLLADPEQVDVWRFEQLLGQARQCAPDQPAAASALLADALALWRGEPVADLDSDELRRGDAARLTELRLAAIAERIDLDLRIGRHQELTGELRRLVAEQPLRERAWAQLVIALHRSGRRSEALATYQQARQTLVTELGLEPGVELRQAHDQVLADTGEQAAPAAPEQPELRVPRELPPDINDFTGRGQALAWVAGALATAETAPVHLVLHGPGGVGKSTVAIRAARSLADRFPGGALYVDLLGGGDGPLPPASALASLLRSLLGPHATLPDELADRAQLFRTLLDGRRALVLLDQAHDETQVRPLLAAAPGCATLITSRSGLAGLAAAAAYQLDTLPTKESMTLLAQVAGAQRVAAEPAAAEQIVELCGGLPLAVRIAGARLARRAGWSLGYLAGRLADEHRRLDELAAGDLAVRGSIALGYHGLAEPEQQLFRRLGLLSAPDLAPWTAAVLLAGAEPTPAVETRAEQILETLVDSGLLQPLGVDVAGQPRYRCHDLTRLFAREQSTDEPADPLWRALSRRVLRLSRRARAQLLPAEPGSGETTRLAEPALQVGSRQIREAADWLTAERGLLVATVADLHQAGWHEAAWRLAFYLAPYLASRSQLEEWRRTHELGLAAARAAEHRRGMALMLRGIGDLHRVERRLPEAADALRESLHRLTELGDRAEEARTRCRLGWAELAAAELVGAEVCFEGAVETFVRHNDLRGCADAWRGLAEVQRRRRQLWEAADFLQRSVDGYRQLGDPRGEAETLRELADVQLEQGSPGQARVSVERAAATLRRLGDPLAEARVAVTRARLCLAESDAEAARVAAGHARQIFADHSDQAGLAAVAELGLVDATAPGGAQEQQLAAPD